GTGCCGCCGCTGGCCGCCCGCAGGCGCTCGGCACCGGCCCGATCCTCCTCGGGGTTGACCTCCCGGTACTCCCGCCCGGCGGCTTCCAGGAATCTCCGCACCCGGTGGCACCTGGCGCACCACGGCACCGCATACAGGGTAACGGGGTTGGGACCCATCCTCACCTCGCCGTGGTTCGCCCGTTGCCTTGCGCGGGGACACATGCCCCGGCGCGCGGCACAAGCTACCAGAGCGGCGGGTTCCAGCAAACCCCCCTCCCGCAAGCCGCGGTGGGGTGGCACGGCCAGGATCCACCGTCAAACCTTGGGGTGGGGTCGGGGGGCCCTGTAGCGTAGCCGCGCGCCGCATCGACCGATCGGCGACACCCGGTGCAACCGGGTGAAGCTCGGCGCACCTGTTCCCCGGAGGAAACGCCTCCAAGACACCGCGGATTGCGCGGCGGAGCGGAAGGGTCCCCCGACCCCGCTCACCACCCAGGCGGTGGATCGAGGACGGTTCACCGGGTTGACTCGAGTAAATCCTGTGGCACAATCGCGCGGGAGTTCGGTCCAAAGCCGAAACGAACCGCGATCGGGAGGTGGAAGCTCATGAGGCAGACGCACTGGATTCGCTACGGCGTCATCGCAGTCCTGCTGGTGCTGGGGGCCTTCTGGGCGCTGGCGTCGGCTCGGGCGGGGGCGCAGGAGTACCCCGGAGGGCGGTTCCTGGCTACCGGAGCGTGGCTTCGGGCCCATCTGGGGGACCCCAACCTCGTGGTAGTGGACGTGCGCACCGACAAGGACTTCGACGGCAAGGCCATCCCGGGCGCGGTGCGCATGCCCTGGACGCTCTTTCGCTACGACGACCCCTCCCGCGGGCACGGGGACATCTTCGTGGGCACCGTGCGGGCCCAGGAGATCCTGGGGACCCACGGCATCGCCCGCACCGACACGGTGGTGCTCTACGACACGGCAAAGAGGGACGGCGGTGCGCTCTCCTCCTATGTCTTCTGGGTGCTCGACCTCCTGGGCCACCGGGAGATGAAGGTCCTGGAGGGGGGCCTGGACGGCTGGCTCGCGGCGGGGGGCGAGACGGGCGACGCGCGGGTGCCAGAGGCGCTGCTGTACCAGGCCCCGGCGTCCGAGATCCGGCTGCGCCGCATGGTGGACGCCGCCTTCGTCCAGGCCCGCCTAGGCGATCCTCACTACCAGATCGTGGACGTGCGCTCCCGGGAGGAGTACCTGGGGGAGAAGGCCAGCGAGGGACTGGGGGGCGAGCCCCTGCGGCTGGGGCACATCCCCACGGCGGTCAACGTGGATTACCGCAGCCACTGGGCAGACCCCGAGACCAAGGCCCTCAAGACCTACGCCGCGCTCCAGG
The sequence above is a segment of the Thermodesulfobacteriota bacterium genome. Coding sequences within it:
- a CDS encoding rhodanese-like domain-containing protein gives rise to the protein MRQTHWIRYGVIAVLLVLGAFWALASARAGAQEYPGGRFLATGAWLRAHLGDPNLVVVDVRTDKDFDGKAIPGAVRMPWTLFRYDDPSRGHGDIFVGTVRAQEILGTHGIARTDTVVLYDTAKRDGGALSSYVFWVLDLLGHREMKVLEGGLDGWLAAGGETGDARVPEALLYQAPASEIRLRRMVDAAFVQARLGDPHYQIVDVRSREEYLGEKASEGLGGEPLRLGHIPTAVNVDYRSHWADPETKALKTYAALQDLYRGLDPARTVIPYCHSGRRASFTYFVLRLMGLEDVAMYEASWFEWGNPRTFFPIEFEERVLTGERPGTPVRKADASRAPAAGPGAAPAPAKGGYVSCGG